One part of the Quercus lobata isolate SW786 chromosome 7, ValleyOak3.0 Primary Assembly, whole genome shotgun sequence genome encodes these proteins:
- the LOC115954239 gene encoding probable sucrose-phosphatase 2, producing the protein MDRLKTSARLMIVSDLDHTMVDHHDSENLSLLSFSALWESNYRHDSLLVFSTGRSPVLYKKLREEKPMLTPDITIMSVGTEITYGNLMVPDDGWVEILNQKWDRSIVIEESKKFPELTLQAETELRSHKVSFYVEKDKAQAVSKALMECFEKHGLDVKIIYSGGKDLDILPQGAGKGQALAYLLKKFKTEGKLPNNTLVCGDSGNDAELFSIPEVYGVMVSNAQEELLKWHAENAKNNPKIIHATERCAAGIMQAIGHFGLGPNISPRDVTDFLECKLENVNPGHEVVKFFLFYERWRRAEIENFEPYLASLKASCDPSGVHVEPTGFEHSLWDKIDGMRSIYGDKQGKQFRVWIDRVLPTQISSNTWLVKLDKWELSGEERNCCKTTVIVSSKDATVPSDGFTWMHVHQTWSEEVTNLKDHSSSINVF; encoded by the exons AGTTTTAGTGCCTTGTGGGAATCCAATTATCGTCATGATTCTCTGCTAGTTTTCTCTACTGGAAGATCACCTGTTCTTTACAAGAAGTTGAGGGAAGAGAAACCCATGTTAACTCCAGATATAACAATAATGTCTGTTGGAACCGAGATAACATATGGCAACTTAATGGTGCCAGATGATGGTTGGGTTGAAATCTTAAATCAGAAATGGGATAGGAGCATAGTCATAGAggaatcaaaaaaatttcctgaGCTCACTCTTCAG GCGGAGACAGAGCTACGATCACACAAGGTTAGCTTTTATGTTGAGAAAGACAAGGCTCAGGCTGTGTCGAAGGCTCTTATGGAGTGTTTTGAAAAGCATGGA CTGGatgttaaaataatttatagtgGAGGAAAGGATTTGGATATATTACCACAAGGTGCTGGAAAAGGGCAAGCTCTTGCATATctgctaaaaaaatttaagactgAGGGAAAACTGCCTAATAACACTCTTGTTTGTGGTGACTCTGGAAATGATGCTGAGCTATTCAGCATACCAGAAGTGTACGGTGTCATG GTTAGCAATGCCCAAGAAGAATTGCTGAAGTGGCATGCTGAAAATGCTAAGAATAACCCCAAGATTATTCATGCAACGGAGAGGTGTGCAGCTGGGATCATGCAAGCTATTGGTCATTTTGGCCTCGGCCCAAACATATCTCCTAGAGATGTCACGGACTTTTTGGAATGCAAGCTGGAAAATGTAAATCCTGGACATGAAGTAGtgaaatttttcttgttctatGAGAGATGGAGGCGTGCAGAAATTGAGAATTTTGAGCCGTATCTGGCAAGTCTGAAAGCATCTTGT GATCCATCTGGGGTTCATGTCGAACCAACTGGCTTTGAACATTCTCTTTGGGATAAAATAGATGGAATGAGATCGATCTATGGAGACAAACAGGGAAAGCAATTTCGAGTTTGGATTGATCGGGTGTTGCCCACACAAATCAGTTCAAACACATGGCTTGTGAAGTTAGATAAGTGGGAGTtatctg GTGAGGAACGCAATTGTTGCAAAACCACTGTTATTGTGAGTTCAAAG GATGCCACGGTTCCATCGGATGGATTCACTTGGATGCATGTGCATCAGACATGGTCAGAAGAAGTAACAAATCTTAAAGATCATTCAAGTTCAATCAACGTATTCTAG